From the Candidatus Amarolinea dominans genome, one window contains:
- a CDS encoding NAD-dependent deacylase produces MHTISLDIPLGLIHALRSAQHVAVLTGAGVSAESGVPTFREAQTGLWSQYNPEDLATPEAFRRQPALVWEWYAWRRRLVAAAEPNAAHRALAALETLVPRLTLITQNVDGLHQRAGSSDVIELHGNLQRIVCSRDHQVATSWVETDDVPPRCPQCQALLRPDVVWFGESLPFRALQAALDAARDCDVFLSVGTSAIVQPAASLPYEALEHGAITVEVNPSATALTEHVMYALTGSAGQVLPALLHATWHDAQIAS; encoded by the coding sequence ATGCATACCATTTCACTTGATATTCCCCTCGGTTTGATTCACGCCCTGCGCAGCGCCCAACATGTGGCCGTGTTGACAGGCGCGGGCGTTTCGGCCGAAAGCGGCGTGCCCACCTTCCGCGAGGCACAGACCGGACTCTGGAGCCAGTACAATCCCGAAGACCTGGCGACGCCGGAGGCTTTCCGCCGTCAGCCCGCGCTGGTGTGGGAGTGGTACGCCTGGCGCCGCCGCCTGGTGGCCGCGGCCGAGCCTAACGCTGCCCATCGAGCGTTGGCGGCGCTGGAGACGCTGGTTCCCCGCCTGACCCTCATCACCCAGAATGTGGACGGCCTGCATCAGCGGGCTGGCAGCAGCGATGTGATCGAGCTGCACGGCAACTTGCAGCGCATTGTCTGCTCACGCGATCACCAGGTTGCGACCTCCTGGGTGGAGACGGACGATGTACCGCCCCGCTGCCCGCAGTGCCAGGCCCTGTTGCGCCCGGATGTGGTCTGGTTTGGCGAGAGCCTGCCGTTCCGCGCCCTGCAGGCGGCGCTGGACGCGGCTCGTGATTGCGATGTTTTCCTGAGCGTGGGCACATCGGCGATTGTGCAGCCGGCTGCATCCCTGCCATATGAGGCCCTGGAGCATGGCGCCATCACGGTAGAGGTGAACCCATCGGCCACGGCTCTGACTGAGCATGTCATGTATGCCTTGACGGGATCGGCCGGACAGGTGTTGCCGGCCTTGCTGCACGCCACCTGGCATGATGCCCAAATCGCATCCTAG
- a CDS encoding methionine--tRNA ligase, protein MAENILVCVAWPYVNGLQHIGHIAGAYLPPDIFARYHRLRGNNVLMVSGSDTHGTPITVRADQEKVTPAEIVERFHPLMIQCYLKLGLTFDLFTHTDTANHWAVTQDMFLTHLRKGYIYRDTQKQIYSLSDQRWLPDRYVEGTCPVCGYTEARGDQCDNCGSTYDATELKNPRSKISGSTDLEARDTEHFFLDLARLNPALEAWINDGRKAHWRASVLNFSKAQIESHELRGRPITRDIDWGVEIPVPGFETKRIYVWYDAVIGYLSATQEWAQISGQPDAWHAWWDAGVDVRIYNFIGKDNIPFHTIIWPAMLLGYGGLGTPYDVPANEYLTMSGSKFSKSRGRVIAILDVLERYDPDPWRYVLTAMAPESNDSDFTWEEFVARINNELLANWGNLVNRMLSFAYKRYEQRVPAPAALDASDEALLATVRSGFESVGSLYAACKFKAALAETQRLSQEVNRYLNDKEPWKTIKTDAQAAATSVYVALQAIDWLKTLYSPVLPHTSQLVHEYLGYDGQLFGRQVTETVSDARGAHQVLRYDGSPAIGRWEPGSLPVGQALREPAALYKKLDESVVANEIGV, encoded by the coding sequence ATGGCTGAGAACATACTTGTCTGTGTCGCCTGGCCCTACGTCAACGGGCTACAACATATCGGGCACATTGCCGGCGCCTACCTGCCGCCGGACATCTTTGCGCGCTATCATCGCCTGCGGGGTAACAACGTCCTCATGGTATCCGGCTCCGATACGCACGGGACGCCCATCACCGTGCGCGCCGACCAGGAGAAGGTGACGCCCGCGGAGATCGTCGAACGCTTTCATCCCCTGATGATCCAATGCTATCTCAAGCTCGGCTTGACGTTCGACCTGTTCACGCACACCGACACGGCCAACCATTGGGCTGTGACCCAGGACATGTTCCTGACCCATCTGCGCAAAGGGTATATTTACCGGGACACACAGAAGCAGATCTACAGCCTGAGCGATCAGCGCTGGCTGCCGGACCGCTATGTGGAAGGCACCTGCCCGGTGTGCGGTTACACCGAGGCGCGCGGGGATCAGTGCGATAACTGCGGCAGCACCTATGACGCGACCGAACTGAAGAATCCGCGCAGTAAGATCAGCGGCAGCACGGACCTCGAAGCGCGCGATACGGAGCATTTCTTCCTGGACCTCGCGCGGCTCAACCCCGCGCTGGAGGCCTGGATCAACGATGGCCGTAAGGCCCACTGGCGCGCCAGCGTCCTCAACTTCAGCAAGGCGCAAATCGAGAGCCATGAGCTGCGCGGCCGGCCCATCACGCGCGATATTGACTGGGGTGTGGAAATCCCCGTGCCGGGGTTCGAGACTAAGCGCATCTACGTCTGGTACGACGCGGTGATCGGCTATCTGTCCGCGACGCAGGAATGGGCGCAGATCAGCGGTCAACCGGACGCCTGGCACGCCTGGTGGGATGCAGGCGTGGATGTGCGCATCTACAACTTCATCGGCAAGGACAACATCCCCTTCCACACCATCATCTGGCCGGCGATGCTGCTGGGCTATGGCGGTCTGGGGACGCCGTACGATGTGCCGGCCAATGAGTATCTGACGATGTCGGGCAGCAAGTTCAGCAAGAGCCGCGGCCGCGTCATTGCCATTCTCGATGTGCTGGAGCGGTATGATCCTGATCCGTGGCGCTACGTGCTAACCGCGATGGCGCCGGAGAGCAACGATAGCGATTTCACCTGGGAAGAGTTCGTGGCGAGGATCAACAACGAGCTGTTAGCCAACTGGGGTAACCTGGTCAACCGCATGCTCAGCTTTGCCTACAAGCGCTATGAGCAGCGCGTGCCCGCGCCCGCGGCCCTGGACGCCAGCGATGAGGCGCTGCTCGCCACCGTGCGCAGCGGCTTCGAGTCGGTGGGCAGTCTCTACGCCGCGTGCAAGTTCAAGGCTGCCCTGGCCGAGACGCAGCGCCTGTCGCAGGAGGTCAACCGCTATCTGAACGACAAGGAACCCTGGAAGACGATCAAGACCGACGCCCAGGCCGCGGCCACCAGCGTGTACGTGGCCCTGCAGGCGATTGACTGGCTGAAGACGCTCTACAGCCCGGTGCTGCCCCACACGTCGCAGTTGGTGCATGAGTACCTGGGCTATGACGGGCAACTGTTTGGCCGCCAGGTCACCGAAACCGTCAGCGACGCCCGCGGCGCGCACCAGGTGCTGCGTTACGACGGCAGCCCGGCGATCGGCCGCTGGGAGCCGGGCAGCCTGCCCGTGGGCCAGGCGCTGCGCGAACCCGCGGCGCTGTACAAGAAACTGGACGAGAGCGTGGTCGCCAACGAAATTGGGGTGTGA
- a CDS encoding ATP-binding protein — translation MNGWRASPSLEVFTNRVHELDILAQAAADLERGRPRHIALFGLRRIGKTLLCQEQMRHLAAQGRVIPVYMNLEGICTSPELFVQRYIGLACFWAVAGGQGSVEPYLRVVDLLQTPAAAVPVVLEAIRFLITALGREVTDPGVLLHLAFDFPDRLAIALERPIMCFLDEFTELSALAKFPQVGNPYKLFRSAMQQHAHVSYVVTGSAITAMEQMVRDHKSPLFLQLRAIELPPLTAEDTQALTTKIIGRPLNSAAQAEVYVHTAGHPFYVTAIAERLRELAPDEPEAISPEQVAQAFVLETLDARGQIYNYCRYLDLASAVCRSQGAAPDPCRGGRADIDPSGKSAASQTIERPGLSALAD, via the coding sequence ATGAACGGCTGGCGGGCAAGTCCCTCCCTGGAAGTATTCACCAATCGTGTCCACGAGCTGGATATCCTGGCGCAGGCGGCCGCGGATTTGGAGCGCGGCCGGCCACGCCACATTGCCTTGTTTGGCTTGCGCCGTATCGGCAAAACGCTGCTCTGCCAGGAACAGATGCGCCACCTGGCTGCGCAGGGGCGGGTGATCCCTGTCTACATGAACCTCGAAGGCATCTGCACCTCCCCGGAGTTGTTCGTCCAGCGCTACATTGGCCTGGCCTGCTTCTGGGCTGTGGCCGGCGGACAGGGCAGTGTTGAACCGTACCTGCGCGTCGTGGATCTGCTCCAGACCCCGGCTGCGGCCGTCCCTGTTGTCCTGGAAGCTATTCGCTTTCTGATTACTGCACTGGGACGCGAAGTGACCGACCCTGGCGTGCTGCTGCACCTGGCCTTCGACTTTCCAGATCGCCTGGCAATCGCCCTGGAACGGCCCATCATGTGCTTCCTGGACGAATTCACCGAATTGTCGGCCCTGGCGAAGTTCCCGCAGGTCGGCAATCCGTACAAGCTCTTCCGCTCGGCGATGCAGCAGCACGCCCACGTAAGCTACGTGGTGACCGGCTCCGCCATCACAGCCATGGAGCAGATGGTGCGCGACCACAAGTCTCCCCTCTTCTTGCAGTTGCGCGCGATTGAACTGCCACCGCTCACCGCCGAAGACACGCAGGCCTTGACCACAAAGATCATCGGCCGGCCGCTGAACTCCGCTGCCCAGGCCGAAGTGTACGTGCATACGGCCGGCCATCCGTTTTACGTGACGGCGATAGCCGAGCGCCTGCGTGAGCTGGCGCCGGATGAGCCGGAGGCAATCAGCCCGGAGCAGGTCGCACAGGCTTTCGTGCTAGAAACGCTCGACGCCCGCGGACAGATCTACAATTATTGCCGCTATTTGGATCTCGCCAGCGCGGTATGCCGCTCTCAAGGCGCTGCTCCAGATCCTTGCCGAGGAGGACGGGCTGACATTGACCCAAGCGGCAAGTCGGCTGCATCGCAAACCATCGAGCGTCCAGGATTATCTGCGCTGGCTGATTGA
- a CDS encoding B12-binding domain-containing radical SAM protein, whose translation MLDVLLAHSYFLRYDQKQVEKMRPYPPLATLYAASYLRSVGYSVALFDAMLATGEHEFEAALATYAPRFVVLYEDNFNFLSKMCLTRMREAACTMSQAAHRRGATVIASGSDVTDHPEIYLQHGTQYVILGEPEHTLRELLDALRAGQPARASLIPGLILPDPQAPGGLHHTARRNPERYPDVFPFPAWDLLDVERYRAAWMQAHGFFSLNMVSTRGCPFHCNWCAKPIWGQRYAMRSPANVAAEMAWIKQHLRPDHIWFADDIFGLRPAWVAELGREVAQRDAAIPFMIQSRVDLMTEDAVAGLKQAGCVEVWMGAESGSQKILDAMDKGTQVSQIKLARQRLKHAGIKACFFIQFGYPGETFEDIMSTVQLVRETLPDNIGISVSYPLPGTKFHDLVKEQLGPKTNWVDSNDLAMMFQGSYQSPFYRKLHRVLHRDLELRQRLSQLSTNGHGPVDDVALLASLDHLSHEWLDLGRLEVLHRSDAPTTIVKPYGELAAPDLSRDWN comes from the coding sequence ATGCTTGATGTGCTACTTGCCCATTCCTATTTCTTGCGCTACGACCAAAAGCAGGTTGAGAAGATGCGGCCTTACCCGCCACTGGCCACGCTGTATGCAGCCAGCTATCTGCGCAGCGTCGGTTACTCGGTTGCGCTCTTCGATGCGATGCTGGCCACCGGTGAGCACGAATTCGAAGCCGCCCTGGCGACATACGCACCGCGCTTTGTCGTGTTGTACGAAGACAATTTCAATTTCCTCAGTAAGATGTGCCTGACCCGCATGCGCGAGGCGGCCTGCACCATGAGCCAGGCCGCCCATCGCCGCGGCGCCACCGTCATTGCCTCTGGCTCCGATGTCACCGATCATCCAGAGATTTATCTGCAGCACGGCACGCAGTATGTCATCCTCGGCGAACCAGAGCACACCTTGCGCGAACTGCTCGATGCCTTGCGCGCCGGTCAACCGGCGCGCGCCTCGCTCATCCCCGGCCTGATTTTGCCTGACCCGCAGGCGCCCGGCGGTTTGCACCACACCGCCAGGCGCAATCCCGAACGTTACCCGGATGTTTTCCCCTTCCCCGCCTGGGATTTGCTCGATGTCGAACGCTATCGCGCCGCGTGGATGCAGGCGCACGGCTTCTTCAGCCTGAACATGGTCAGCACGCGCGGCTGCCCTTTTCACTGCAACTGGTGCGCCAAGCCGATCTGGGGCCAGCGCTACGCCATGCGCTCGCCCGCCAATGTGGCCGCGGAGATGGCCTGGATCAAGCAGCACCTGCGGCCCGATCACATCTGGTTTGCCGATGACATTTTTGGCCTGCGCCCCGCCTGGGTCGCCGAGCTGGGGCGTGAGGTGGCGCAGCGCGATGCGGCCATCCCCTTCATGATTCAGTCGCGCGTGGACCTGATGACCGAGGACGCGGTGGCCGGCCTCAAGCAGGCGGGCTGCGTCGAGGTGTGGATGGGCGCGGAGAGCGGTAGCCAGAAGATTCTCGATGCCATGGACAAGGGCACGCAGGTCAGCCAGATCAAGCTCGCCCGCCAGCGCCTGAAACACGCGGGTATCAAGGCCTGCTTCTTCATCCAGTTTGGCTATCCCGGCGAGACCTTCGAGGACATCATGTCAACTGTCCAACTGGTGCGCGAGACCTTGCCTGACAACATTGGCATCAGCGTGAGCTATCCCCTGCCGGGCACCAAGTTCCACGACCTGGTCAAGGAGCAGTTGGGGCCAAAGACGAATTGGGTAGACAGCAACGACCTGGCAATGATGTTCCAGGGTTCCTATCAGTCTCCTTTCTATCGCAAGCTGCACCGGGTGCTGCACCGTGATCTGGAACTGCGCCAGCGCCTGTCCCAGCTTTCTACCAACGGCCACGGTCCCGTTGATGACGTGGCGTTGCTGGCCTCGCTCGATCACCTCAGTCATGAGTGGCTTGACTTGGGGCGCCTGGAAGTGCTGCATCGCAGCGATGCCCCCACCACGATCGTGAAACCGTACGGTGAGTTGGCCGCACCCGATCTCAGCCGCGATTGGAATTGA
- a CDS encoding AI-2E family transporter, which translates to MNDETPINNAAPVHAPLTRWDRNFKRNVAVGMILTGLLLIYLSRAVIATLIMAAILAYLIHPMVNRLMHLRLPRGLVTGLVYLFVVLLLIFVPIILIPVLIEQISTIQIPWNDLYVGFLKWFEDFPLTHPSLRLLGFEFDLGPWYQRINNGFSQFQIDQIFSPETVINYISQALRSASTVVGVATGVASNVVVGIFTSLLAFLLTLLYSFYMVKDAPRMRAWVEGLFPATYQPEMQELMQRLGRIWQSFFRGQLVLCLTIGTVTTLALAIIGMPGAILLGLLAGILEIIPNLGPIIAMVPALLVALLQGSITIEMSNTSFALLTVGVYVLIQQAENNILVPRIIGQSVNLHPLVVLVGVIVGATQAGILGAFLAAPVLATLRVVAGYMYAKLLDLPPFPAPDAPSAGTPPGWRQRLTSAWQGLQQRLARAAVPAQSNADAPAAETEDTA; encoded by the coding sequence ATGAACGATGAAACCCCAATCAACAACGCCGCGCCGGTGCATGCACCGCTGACGCGCTGGGATCGCAACTTCAAGCGCAACGTGGCCGTTGGCATGATCCTCACCGGCCTGCTGCTGATCTACCTGAGCCGGGCCGTGATTGCCACGCTGATCATGGCCGCCATCCTGGCTTACCTCATTCATCCGATGGTTAACCGGTTGATGCACCTGCGCCTGCCGCGCGGCCTCGTGACCGGCCTGGTCTACCTGTTCGTCGTTTTGCTGCTGATCTTCGTCCCCATCATTCTGATCCCGGTGCTCATCGAGCAGATCAGCACCATTCAGATCCCCTGGAACGATCTATACGTCGGGTTCCTGAAATGGTTCGAGGACTTCCCCCTGACCCACCCGTCCCTGCGTTTGTTGGGCTTCGAATTCGATCTCGGCCCCTGGTACCAGCGCATCAACAACGGATTTTCACAATTTCAGATTGACCAGATCTTCAGCCCGGAAACGGTCATCAATTACATCTCCCAGGCGCTGCGTTCTGCCTCCACCGTGGTGGGCGTGGCGACCGGCGTGGCCTCAAATGTGGTCGTCGGGATCTTCACATCACTGCTGGCCTTCCTCCTCACGCTGCTCTATTCGTTCTACATGGTCAAGGACGCGCCTCGCATGCGCGCCTGGGTTGAGGGCTTGTTCCCCGCCACCTACCAGCCAGAGATGCAAGAGCTGATGCAGCGCCTGGGACGCATCTGGCAATCGTTCTTTCGTGGGCAGCTCGTGCTCTGTTTGACCATCGGCACCGTCACCACCCTGGCCCTGGCCATCATCGGCATGCCCGGCGCCATCCTGCTCGGCCTGTTGGCCGGCATCCTGGAGATCATCCCCAACCTCGGCCCCATCATCGCCATGGTCCCCGCGCTGCTGGTCGCCCTGCTGCAAGGCTCGATCACGATCGAGATGTCAAATACCTCATTTGCCCTCTTGACCGTGGGGGTCTACGTGTTGATTCAGCAGGCCGAGAACAACATCCTGGTGCCGCGCATCATCGGCCAGAGCGTCAATCTGCACCCGTTGGTGGTGCTGGTTGGCGTTATCGTCGGCGCCACCCAGGCCGGCATCCTGGGAGCCTTTCTGGCCGCGCCGGTGCTGGCCACCCTGCGCGTGGTGGCCGGTTACATGTACGCCAAGCTGCTCGATCTGCCGCCCTTCCCCGCGCCTGACGCGCCAAGCGCGGGGACGCCGCCTGGCTGGCGGCAGCGGCTGACCAGCGCCTGGCAAGGGTTGCAACAGCGCCTGGCGCGTGCCGCTGTCCCTGCGCAGTCAAACGCCGACGCGCCGGCAGCAGAGACCGAAGATACGGCCTGA
- a CDS encoding M23 family metallopeptidase → MPIRFPFNGTFHMSQKFGGNPAFYGQFSYDGVPLKGHNGLDYGMPNGTAIVAVDDGDVIETGFEANGFGNYVKLQHRWGESLYAHLESTTAKEADRFTAGAVIGISDNTGASTGPHLHFGVRINPYSRKDGWGGFSDPEPYLAGTQQLPGEQTPQTCLALVLPGDTQPLGWYRTAWSNEKQQREQLTRRVAALQEQFDVERADLREQADIWRDQVALLVTEYTGSQPTTDPILALRALIKQLKAAIDPTDPGNWEKP, encoded by the coding sequence ATGCCCATTCGTTTTCCCTTCAACGGCACTTTTCACATGAGCCAGAAGTTTGGCGGTAACCCCGCTTTCTATGGCCAATTCTCGTACGACGGCGTGCCCCTGAAAGGCCACAATGGACTCGATTATGGCATGCCTAACGGCACCGCAATCGTGGCGGTGGACGACGGCGACGTGATCGAAACAGGCTTCGAGGCCAACGGCTTCGGCAACTACGTCAAACTGCAGCACCGTTGGGGCGAGAGCCTGTATGCGCACCTGGAAAGTACGACGGCCAAAGAGGCGGACAGATTCACAGCAGGCGCAGTCATCGGCATCTCGGACAACACGGGCGCCTCCACCGGGCCGCACCTGCACTTTGGAGTTCGCATCAATCCCTACTCGCGCAAGGATGGCTGGGGCGGCTTCAGCGACCCTGAGCCTTACCTGGCCGGTACGCAGCAACTCCCCGGTGAACAGACGCCACAGACCTGCCTGGCGCTGGTGCTGCCTGGCGACACGCAGCCGCTGGGCTGGTACCGCACGGCCTGGAGCAACGAGAAACAGCAGCGCGAGCAACTGACGCGCCGCGTGGCCGCGCTGCAGGAGCAGTTCGACGTGGAGCGCGCTGACCTGCGCGAGCAAGCCGATATCTGGCGTGACCAGGTGGCCCTCCTGGTCACGGAATACACCGGCAGCCAGCCAACCACCGACCCCATCCTGGCCCTGCGTGCGCTGATCAAGCAGCTCAAAGCAGCCATTGATCCCACTGACCCCGGGAATTGGGAGAAACCGTAG
- a CDS encoding DNA-processing protein DprA, with protein sequence MGFLHQTGKSLLSLVSADARYPAALRAFLGQTAPAVVSALGDPALFDSPPLALFCSARCPGSLIVQATDLAHALADRGAAVIGGFHTPVERACLEILLAGAGPLIVCPARGMVKTIPAEFRQPLAAGRLLLLSPFAESERRVTAELAAARNRFVAALAARVIFIHAAPGGRTEALATEVIGWGKPVYTLAHPDNRNLVDGGAMDVCTLVGR encoded by the coding sequence ATGGGTTTTTTACATCAGACAGGAAAATCACTGCTGTCTCTGGTGAGCGCCGATGCCCGCTATCCCGCGGCGCTCAGGGCTTTTCTCGGCCAGACGGCCCCTGCGGTCGTCTCCGCGCTGGGCGACCCGGCCCTGTTCGACAGCCCACCGCTGGCGCTCTTCTGCTCAGCGCGCTGTCCCGGCAGCCTCATCGTGCAGGCCACCGACCTGGCCCACGCGCTGGCCGACCGCGGCGCGGCCGTCATCGGCGGCTTCCACACGCCGGTGGAGCGCGCCTGCCTGGAGATTCTGCTGGCCGGCGCCGGACCGCTCATCGTCTGTCCCGCGCGGGGGATGGTCAAGACGATTCCTGCTGAATTTCGCCAGCCGTTGGCGGCCGGCCGGCTGCTCTTGCTCTCGCCGTTCGCCGAAAGCGAGCGCCGCGTCACGGCCGAGCTGGCGGCCGCGCGCAACCGCTTCGTCGCCGCGCTGGCGGCGCGCGTGATCTTCATCCACGCCGCGCCCGGCGGCCGCACCGAGGCCCTGGCGACCGAGGTGATCGGCTGGGGCAAGCCGGTCTACACGTTGGCGCATCCGGATAATCGGAACCTGGTGGATGGGGGGGCGATGGACGTGTGTACTCTCGTGGGGAGATAG
- a CDS encoding nucleotidyltransferase domain-containing protein → MTHDQLRHLTAKEKLALREYLLRLRQVFGSEVLSIKLYGSKARGDHHEDSDLDLLVRVEQDNRQAYANMYLIASDIELKYDLILGMMLVGPAHYNLMRRLGEPLYGNVQREGVELWTRTPSSLFWPKPRSSWRVWSDT, encoded by the coding sequence ATGACTCATGATCAGTTGCGTCATCTGACGGCCAAGGAGAAGCTGGCCCTGCGGGAATACCTGCTGCGGCTGCGACAGGTATTCGGCAGCGAAGTGCTCTCTATCAAGCTCTATGGCTCCAAAGCGCGGGGAGATCATCACGAAGATTCCGATCTCGATCTGTTGGTGCGGGTGGAGCAGGACAACCGGCAGGCCTACGCGAACATGTACTTGATTGCCTCGGACATCGAATTGAAATACGACCTTATTTTGGGCATGATGTTGGTAGGTCCAGCACACTACAACCTAATGCGCCGATTGGGGGAGCCGTTGTACGGAAATGTCCAACGGGAGGGAGTCGAATTATGGACGAGGACACCAAGCTCCTTATTTTGGCCGAAGCCGAGGAGTTCGTGGCGCGTATGGAGCGATACCTGA
- a CDS encoding DUF4258 domain-containing protein, whose amino-acid sequence METLAEIRARLVAGQFEFSRHALRRAVERNISEAEIRQAGRRARIIEDYADDKYTPSCLLLGFTDAERPLHLQVSRADAELVRIITLYEPDPAEWYNYVERR is encoded by the coding sequence ATGGAAACGTTAGCTGAAATTCGCGCCCGACTGGTGGCCGGGCAATTCGAGTTCAGCCGGCACGCCCTCCGGCGCGCGGTGGAACGCAACATCAGCGAGGCCGAAATCCGGCAGGCTGGAAGGCGCGCCCGGATCATCGAGGACTATGCCGATGACAAGTACACGCCGAGTTGTCTGCTGCTCGGATTCACCGACGCGGAGCGCCCCTTACATCTACAGGTCTCTCGCGCCGACGCCGAACTGGTCCGCATCATCACGCTTTATGAGCCGGACCCTGCCGAGTGGTATAATTACGTCGAACGGAGGTGA
- a CDS encoding type IV toxin-antitoxin system AbiEi family antitoxin domain-containing protein — MNKNASSPDHDQLYQSAEAQAGYFTAAQARQAGFSHALLSHHVRADLFERIYPGIYRLKRFPSSTHEDLFVAWLRAGQNAVISHDSALALYDLSDLLPSEIHLTVSRTASRRHPGLRLHTNRLEPGDVTTYAGLPVTTVARTISDLAASGLPEELIWQAVLEALRRTLTTQEQLRAMAGRRSGRAYRLIEQILTP, encoded by the coding sequence ATGAACAAGAACGCCTCTTCACCCGATCACGATCAGCTTTATCAAAGCGCCGAAGCCCAGGCCGGTTACTTCACTGCCGCCCAGGCCAGGCAGGCCGGATTCAGTCACGCCTTGCTGTCGCACCATGTGCGAGCAGACCTCTTCGAGCGCATCTACCCGGGCATCTATCGCTTGAAACGTTTTCCGTCCTCGACTCATGAGGACCTCTTTGTCGCTTGGTTGCGCGCTGGCCAGAATGCTGTCATATCGCACGATAGCGCGTTGGCGCTCTATGACCTCTCGGACCTGCTGCCCAGTGAGATTCATTTGACTGTATCACGTACCGCTTCACGCCGCCATCCTGGCCTGCGCCTGCACACCAATCGGCTAGAACCTGGCGACGTCACTACTTATGCAGGTTTACCCGTCACGACCGTTGCGCGCACGATCAGCGATCTCGCTGCCAGCGGGCTGCCCGAAGAATTGATCTGGCAAGCCGTCCTGGAGGCGCTGCGACGTACACTGACCACGCAAGAACAACTGCGCGCGATGGCCGGCCGCCGTAGTGGCCGCGCATACAGATTGATTGAGCAAATACTCACTCCCTGA